Proteins found in one Mangifera indica cultivar Alphonso chromosome 15, CATAS_Mindica_2.1, whole genome shotgun sequence genomic segment:
- the LOC123197565 gene encoding 21 kDa protein-like, whose translation MEGSITKHFLYSFVFLLAITSYINSSSADTRFLYRSSPKTANTEFIKTSCSSTKYPKLCYTSLVGHASLIRTSPKLLAHTALNVTLATTKSTSAVMLKMSKDSGMNPREVDAMQDCLEELSDSVDELRRSIGEMGQIKASNFEVMMSDIETWVSAALTDESTCSDGFKRNTVNGKIVRSRIVKIAHMTSNALALINSYASVHS comes from the coding sequence ATGGAAGGTTCAATTACAAAACACTTTCTCTACTCTTTTGTCTTTCTACTAGCCATTACTTCATACATCAACTCAAGCTCAGCCGATACTCGATTCCTCTATCGTAGTTCCCCTAAAACTGCCAACACAGAGTTCATTAAAACATCTTGTAGCTCCACAAAATATCCCAAACTTTGCTATACATCCCTTGTTGGCCATGCCAGCTTAATCCGAACTAGTCCTAAGCTCCTTGCCCATACAGCCCTCAATGTGACTCTTGCAACAACTAAATCGACGTCGGCTGTCATGTTGAAGATGTCGAAAGACTCCGGGATGAACCCTAGAGAGGTGGATGCCATGCAAGATTGCCTAGAGGAGTTGAGTGATTCAGTTGATGAGCTCAGAAGGTCTATTGGGGAGATGGGGCAAATAAAAGCTTCTAATTTTGAGGTTATGATGAGTGATATAGAGACTTGGGTTAGTGCTGCTTTGACAGATGAAAGTACTTGCAGTGATGGATTTAAACGTAACACAGTGAATGGGAAAATTGTGAGAAGCAGAATTGTGAAAATTGCTCATATGACCAGCAATGCCTTGGCTTTGATCAATAGCTATGCTTCTGTTCATTCTTAG
- the LOC123197313 gene encoding uncharacterized protein LOC123197313, with protein MQQRKISASGRPSGTDGSDFSYRMVVDSRYTRVAKGKVRLSALIFTQAFIHLIGSVYIYLSTTKEEGPNRLAVVSASLGLISLIIGEIGRKQSKISLLRVCMLGSSIAILLSIFCVVKAKSILEVIKIPSDWEAKKFELLETAHVVLGSLVQIFLISTIISLIDNMSPPKRAS; from the exons ATGCAGCAGAGAAAAATTTCTGCATCTGGAAGGCCATCTGGGACCGACGGCTCTGATTTTTCTTATCGCATGGTCGTCGATTCCC GGTACACAAGGGTTGCGAAAGGGAAAGTTCGTCTCTCTGCTCTTATCTTCACTCAG GCTTTCATCCACTTGATAGGGTCGGTTTACATATATCTATCTACAACAAAGGAGGAGGGCCCCAATAGGCTTGCTGTTGTGTCTGCTTCTCTTGGCTTAATATCTCTTATCATAGGGGAAATAG GTCGAAAGCAAAGTAAAATCAGTCTGTTGAGAGTTTGCATGCTTGGATCATCTATTGCAATACTTCTCTCAATATTTTGTGTTGTCAAGGCTAAATCAATTTTAGAG GTTATTAAAATCCCAAGTGACTGGGAAGCCAAGAAGTTTGAACTTCTTGAGACTGCTCATGTTGTTCTTG GATCACTGGTACAGATATTTCTGATCAGTACTATAATTTCCCTCATTGATAACATGTCTCCTCCTAAGAGAGCTTCTTGA
- the LOC123198347 gene encoding endoglucanase 8-like, whose amino-acid sequence MGGKLMTLKVLVGMIMVVKVASHDYGDALSKSILFFEGQRSGKIPSTQRMTWRKDSALYDGSDVGLDLVGGYYDAGDNVKFNFPMAFTTTMLAWSILEFGDQMGADKRYALDALKWGTDYFLKATSVPGKVAAQVGHPIGDHNCWERPEDMDTPRTSYVVNTTHPGSEVSAEIAAALAASSMVFKSVDGVYSTLLLQRASQVYEFAQKFQGSYNPSVGEGVCPFYCDYNGYMDELIWGAAWLFKATGLETYWNYVVQNNQILDNYEFGWDSKNAGINILVSQCVMNNPNANPFVSNADKFVCSVLPESPTKSVTYSPGGLLFKPGGSNTQHVTAISFLLLVYSNYLKAANNRQVQCGNNAPTPPSRLVDVAKSQVDYILGSNPMKMSYMVGYGRKFPVKIHHRGSCMPSIDAHPRHITCKGGTYFFEMKYRNYNMLTGAIVGGPDENDLYIDDRNRPPQSEPTTYINAPFVGVLAYFKSNS is encoded by the exons ATGGGTGGAAAATTGATGACTCTGAAAGTGTTGGTAGGGATGATAATGGTGGTGAAGGTGGCTTCACATGATTATGGAGATGCATTGTCAAAGAGCATTTTGTTCTTTGAAGGCCAGAGGTCAGGGAAAATACCCTCCACACAAAGGATGACTTGGAGAAAAGATTCTGCTCTTTATGATGGCTCCGATGTTGGT CTAGACTTGGTAGGTGGTTACTACGACGCCGGAGACAACGTAAAATTCAATTTTCCGATGGCTTTCACTACAACAATGCTGGCATGGAGCATCTTAGAGTTTGGTGATCAGATGGGCGCAGATAAACGATACGCTTTAGATGCTCTGAAATGGGGCACAGACTATTTTCTGAAGGCCACTAGTGTCCCTGGAAAAGTGGCAGCCCAAGTTGGCCACCCCATTGGCGACCACAACTGCTGGGAGAGACCAGAAGATATGGATACCCCCAGAACCTCCTATGTTGTTAATACAACACACCCCGGCTCAGAAGTTTCTGCTGAAATCGCCGCTGCCCTTGCAGCCTCTTCCATGGTTTTCAAGTCCGTTGATGGTGTCTACTCTACATTGCTTCTCCAGAGAGCATCTCAGGTTTATGAATTTGCACAGAAGTTTCAGGGCTCTTATAATCCCAGTGTTGGTGAAGGAGTCTGCCCTTTTTACTGCGATTACAATGGCTACATG GATGAACTGATCTGGGGAGCAGCTTGGTTATTCAAAGCGACAGGGTTAGAAACTTACTGGAACTATGTTGTGCAAAATAATCAAATCCTGGACAATTATGAATTCGGATGGGATTCAAAGAACGCTGGAATCAACATACTTGTCTCTCAG TGTGTGATGAACAACCCCAATGCCAATCCTTTTGTTTCCAACGCAGATAAATTTGTTTGTTCTGTGCTGCCTGAATCACCCACCAAATCCGTCACATATTCTCCAG GTGGGCTATTGTTCAAACCAGGAGGAAGCAACACACAACACGTTACAgccatttcttttcttcttcttgtataCTCGAACTACTTGAAAGCGGCAAATAATAGACAGGTTCAATGTGGCAACAACGCTCCCACTCCTCCATCCAGGCTTGTTGATGTAGCAAAAAGCCAGgttgattatattttaggaaGCAACCCAATGAAGATGTCTTACATGGTGGGATATGGGCGAAAGTTTCCTGTAAAAATACATCATCGAGGGTCTTGCATGCCTTCCATTGATGCACATCCGCGGCACATAACATGTAAAGGTGGGACATATTTCTTTGAAATGAAATATCGAAACTACAACATGCTTACAGGGGCCATTGTTGGAGGGCCTGATGAAAATGATCTGTACATAGACGACCGGAATCGTCCTCCTCAATCAGAACCCACCACTTATATCAATGCACCATTTGTTGGTGTATTGGCTTACTTCAAAAGTAATTCATAG
- the LOC123198227 gene encoding endoglucanase 8-like isoform X2, translating into MTWRKDSALKDGFEIGVDLTGGYYDAGDNVKFNLPMSFSITMLAWSVIEFGDSMGSDQQHALEAIRWGTDYLMKATSIPNFIYVQVGEPYNDHNCWERPEDMDTARTPYAISKDFPGSEVAAEIAAALASSSIVFKRSNCTYSQELIRRAEMVFSFADKYRGFYNDTLYSWVCPFYCDYSGYQDELIWGAAWLYKATSKADYWDYVVKNASTLGNYNYNEFGWDNKNAGINVLVTRLNTCNSDLFIEKANKFACNLLPESPTRAVNYSAGGLMFKEGGSNMQHVTALSFLALVYSRYLEETDSVVACDGGVMADMNRFIKLAKGQVDYILGSNPMGLSYMVGYSGHYPQKIHHRASTLPSIDQHPCFIDCNGGKLYFNSSNPNANVLTGAVVGGPFKNDTYPDERVNFAQSEPTTYINAPLVGVLAFFKAHSSNYSRSFSN; encoded by the exons ATGACTTGGAGGAAGGATTCTGCACTTAAAGATGGCTTTGAAATTGGT GTTGATTTAACGGGTGGTTACTATGACGCTGGTGacaatgttaaatttaacctTCCGATGTCCTTCTCGATAACAATGCTAGCATGGAGTGTAATAGAGTTTGGCGACTCAATGGGATCAGACCAGCAACATGCATTAGAAGCCATTCGATGGGGAACCGATTACTTAATGAAAGCCACCAGCATTCCCAACTTTATTTACGTTCAAGTTGGTGAACCTTACAATGATCACAACTGCTGGGAGAGGCCAGAAGACATGGACACCGCTCGAACCCCTTATGCAATTAGTAAAGATTTTCCAGGCTCAGAAGTTGCTGCTGAGATAGCAGCTGCACTTGCATCCTCTTCCATAGTCTTTAAACGCTCTAATTGTACTTATTCTCAGGAGCTTATCAGAAGGGCGGAAATG GTTTTCTCTTTCGCAGATAAGTACCGGGGATTTTACAATGATACTCTTTACTCCTGGGTCTGCCCCTTCTATTGTGATTACAGTGGCTATCAA GATGAACTGATTTGGGGAGCGGCATGGTTATATAAGGCAACTTCGAAAGCTGATTATTGGGACTATGTTGTGAAGAACGCAAGCACTCTGGGAAACTATAACTACAACGAATTTGGCTGGGATAACAAGAATGCTGGCATTAACGTGCTTGTTACCAGA CTCAATACCTGTAATTCTGATCTCTTCATTGAAAAAGCTAACAAGTTTGCATGTAATCTCTTGCCTGAATCACCTACAAGGGCAGTCAATTATTCAGCAG GTGGACTCATGTTCAAGGAAGGAGGAAGCAATATGCAACATGTTACAGCTTTATCCTTTCTTGCTCTTGTTTACAGTCGATATTTAGAAGAAACAGACAGTGTGGTTGCTTGTGATGGTGGGGTTATGGCCGACATGAATAGGTTCATAAAACTAGCAAAAGGACAG GTGGATTATATACTTGGAAGCAACCCAATGGGCTTGTCATACATGGTTGGATATTCGGGTCATTATCCGCAAAAAATTCATCATCGGGCTTCAACTTTACCTTCCATTGATCAACATCCATGTTTTATCGATTGTAATGGTGGAAAATTATACTTCAACAGCAGCAATCCTAATGCCAACGTGCTAACCGGGGCCGTTGTTGGAGGACCCTTTAAGAATGATACATATCCTGATGAACGAGTTAATTTTGCTCAATCAGAGCCCACCACATACATTAATGCACCATTGGTTGGCGTTTTGGCTTTCTTTAAAGCACATTCATCCAATTACAGCAGAAGCTTTAGCAATTGA
- the LOC123198227 gene encoding endoglucanase 8-like isoform X1 translates to MSFSITMLAWSVIEFGDSMGSDQQHALEAIRWGTDYLMKATSIPNFIYVQVGEPYNDHNCWERPEDMDTARTPYAISKDFPGSEVAAEIAAALASSSIVFKRSNCTYSQELIRRAEMVFSFADKYRGFYNDTLYSWVCPFYCDYSGYQDELIWGAAWLYKATSKADYWDYVVKNASTLGNYNYNEFGWDNKNAGINVLVTRLNTCNSDLFIEKANKFACNLLPESPTRAVNYSAGGLMFKEGGSNMQHVTALSFLALVYSRYLEETDSVVACDGGVMADMNRFIKLAKGQVDYILGSNPMGLSYMVGYSGHYPQKIHHRASTLPSIDQHPCFIDCNGGKLYFNSSNPNANVLTGAVVGGPFKNDTYPDERVNFAQSEPTTYINAPLVGVLAFFKAHSSNYSRSFSN, encoded by the exons ATGTCCTTCTCGATAACAATGCTAGCATGGAGTGTAATAGAGTTTGGCGACTCAATGGGATCAGACCAGCAACATGCATTAGAAGCCATTCGATGGGGAACCGATTACTTAATGAAAGCCACCAGCATTCCCAACTTTATTTACGTTCAAGTTGGTGAACCTTACAATGATCACAACTGCTGGGAGAGGCCAGAAGACATGGACACCGCTCGAACCCCTTATGCAATTAGTAAAGATTTTCCAGGCTCAGAAGTTGCTGCTGAGATAGCAGCTGCACTTGCATCCTCTTCCATAGTCTTTAAACGCTCTAATTGTACTTATTCTCAGGAGCTTATCAGAAGGGCGGAAATG GTTTTCTCTTTCGCAGATAAGTACCGGGGATTTTACAATGATACTCTTTACTCCTGGGTCTGCCCCTTCTATTGTGATTACAGTGGCTATCAA GATGAACTGATTTGGGGAGCGGCATGGTTATATAAGGCAACTTCGAAAGCTGATTATTGGGACTATGTTGTGAAGAACGCAAGCACTCTGGGAAACTATAACTACAACGAATTTGGCTGGGATAACAAGAATGCTGGCATTAACGTGCTTGTTACCAGA CTCAATACCTGTAATTCTGATCTCTTCATTGAAAAAGCTAACAAGTTTGCATGTAATCTCTTGCCTGAATCACCTACAAGGGCAGTCAATTATTCAGCAG GTGGACTCATGTTCAAGGAAGGAGGAAGCAATATGCAACATGTTACAGCTTTATCCTTTCTTGCTCTTGTTTACAGTCGATATTTAGAAGAAACAGACAGTGTGGTTGCTTGTGATGGTGGGGTTATGGCCGACATGAATAGGTTCATAAAACTAGCAAAAGGACAG GTGGATTATATACTTGGAAGCAACCCAATGGGCTTGTCATACATGGTTGGATATTCGGGTCATTATCCGCAAAAAATTCATCATCGGGCTTCAACTTTACCTTCCATTGATCAACATCCATGTTTTATCGATTGTAATGGTGGAAAATTATACTTCAACAGCAGCAATCCTAATGCCAACGTGCTAACCGGGGCCGTTGTTGGAGGACCCTTTAAGAATGATACATATCCTGATGAACGAGTTAATTTTGCTCAATCAGAGCCCACCACATACATTAATGCACCATTGGTTGGCGTTTTGGCTTTCTTTAAAGCACATTCATCCAATTACAGCAGAAGCTTTAGCAATTGA